The Aphis gossypii isolate Hap1 chromosome 3, ASM2018417v2, whole genome shotgun sequence genome includes a region encoding these proteins:
- the LOC126550630 gene encoding LOW QUALITY PROTEIN: probable RNA helicase armi (The sequence of the model RefSeq protein was modified relative to this genomic sequence to represent the inferred CDS: inserted 1 base in 1 codon), protein MFLLNNIWSWVTGKTDVPELPKNICFEKDVTPENDFWISCILNPSLDVRYVNGRVTKILDTDKCLIDDKYHYQPKTEKEIRNFPYIEVNSPVRISLYREKNSKNAEWRVASCFLSRDGPRYQPNVIRSNESVRVLLDDVEPTSQIDDIDDVNINENQMTIEVLGDMPKVIGFEQETVIQILFRNNSFVEEKILNDYQTMLGNKVQLSIVNKNKLPIIIGVQSEYIFDITLKGKYLGKSYERVEFIFKDVTYKVVISIDVTDSRLILPGNSGSYSRKEIDMQRLFELQNDPIVPGVRSGTKTQFPAVRLKQWNIPSQLSKCYWSEDGKLNQIPSEIKSNIQKFYPAAFEVLTYENYKAKYHTILFMDEIEITAALQKYAQERTHFETAGEYLVLKIPNLSKQRPSLIVGDRITVTDPPNCTKRLGECGRYEGIIHKVLADEIWLKFDPVFHSICGHWDYSVNFFNARMMYRKQHEVIDDVWKKNRLGELFLFPYCDSLEYRPSKLKILNHDKIDTNNTNEDNXKKDSNTLLPQPKIVQKIRWFNSKLNFEQKSAVINILKGEGRPMPYIIYGPPGTGKTITMTESIIQVYKEFPKSKLLICAPTNSAVDMLLSKLIDSGLFDTTIMKRLVGHNHFIGSAYNMDYDEYCVLPELENSQFNDGTEIDSRLIRKQDILKLRIVLSTESTAGLLYMMGLKSGTFTHIFIDEAGQSTEPEILLPLSFLDPYRDGQVVLGGDPKQLGPVVMSFLAKDCGLGLSMLSRFINYPSYLRNNDVFPEHNGYNPKLITHLTHNYRALPEIVLNYNHLFYQSLLVPTILNDNSRERILLNNLNENAHWEIDCKGPVIVHGVVGEDSQDPNSPSWFNPHEASQVLLYFTRLIKSGISANDIGIITPYASQVSKINELLKMYHPDIKLPKVGTVEMFQGQERMVIIISIVRSKSIAGSQKDKTFNLGFLIAKERTNVALSRSKALLIIIGNPSTMQKNYCWRYVLSQAIKNDNYIGCNVTEYSD, encoded by the exons ATGTTTCTGCTGAACAACATCTGGAGTTGGGTGACCGGAAAAACCGATGTGCCCGAGCtgccaaaaaatatttgttttgaaaaagatGTAACGCCAGAAAATGATTTTTGG ATATCATGTATATTAAACCCATCGTTAGATGTCAGATACGTAAATGGTAGAGTGACAAAAATATTGGACACTGACAAGTGTCTCATTGACGATAAATACCACTATCAACCGAAAACCGAAAAAGAAATTCGAAACTTCCCATACATAGAGGTTAACAGTCCTGTCAGGATATCTCTTTATAGAGAAAAAAACTCTAAAAATGCAGAATGGAGGGTTGCAAGTTGTTTTCTATCCAGAGACGGTCCTCGTTATCAGCCCAATGT aaTCAGATCAAATGAGTCTGTTCGTGTTCTTCTTGATGATGTTGAACCAACTTCTCAAATTGATGATATTGATGATGTCAATATCAATGAAAATCAAATGACTATTGAAGTGTTAGGTGACATGCCAAAAGTAATTGGTTTTGAACAAGAAACTGTTATacag atattatttagaaataacagTTTTGTCGaggagaaaatattaaatgattatcaaACCATGTTAGGAAACAAAGTACAATTgtcaattgttaataaaaataagttgccTATAATAATTGGAGTGCAgtcagaatatatttttgatattactcTCAAAGGAAA gtaTTTAGGAAAATCTTATGAAAgagttgaatttatttttaaagatgttACTTACAAAGTAGTCATAAGCATTGATGTTACTGATTCAAGATTAATTCTCCCAGGTAATTCAGGTAGTTATTCCAGGAAAGAAATTGATATGca AAGGttatttgaattacaaaatgaTCCAATAGTTCCTGGTGTTCGAAGTGGCACTAAAACACAGTTTCCTGCAGTCCGTTTAAAACAATGGAATATTCCATCTCAGTTGTCAAAATGTTATTGGTCAGAAgatggaaaattaaatca aataccatctgaaattaaaagtaacaTTCAAAAGTTTTATCCTGCTGCTTTTGAAGTTCTTACCTACGAAAATTACAAAGCAAAGtatcatactattttatttatggatGAAATAgaa attACAGCAGCTCTTCAAAAATATGCACAAGAAAGAACACATTTTGAGACTGCTGGTGAATATTTAGTTCTAAAAATACCTAACCTTTCTAAGCAACGACCTTCTTTAATTGTTGGTGATCGAATAACAGTTACAGATCCACCAAACTGTACTAAAAgattag GTGAGTGTGGTCGCTATGAAGGCATAATTCATAAGGTTTTAGCAGATGAAATATGGTTGAAGTTCGATCCTGTATTTCATAGTATATGTGGCCATTGGGATTATAGTGTGAATTTTTTCAATGCTAGAATGATGTATCGAAAACAACATGAAGTAATCGACGATGTGTGGAAAAAGAACAGATTAGGCGAATTATTCTTGTTTCCATACTGTGATTCCTTGGAATACCGGCCATCAAAATTAAAGATCCTAAACCATGATAAGATAGACACAAATAACACCAATgaggata ttaaaaaagatagcAATACCCTGTTACCACAACCAAAGATAGTACAAAAAATCAGATggtttaatagtaaattgaaCTTTGAACAAAAAAGTGCTGTCATTAATATTCTGAAAGGTGAAGGAAGACCAATGccatacattatttatggaCCCCCTGGGActggtaaaacaataacaatgacAGAAAGCATCATTCAAGTATATAAAGAATTCCCTAAAAGCaa ATTATTGATTTGTGCTCCAACCAATTCTGCTGTTGACATGTTACTGTCTAAACTTATAGATTCTGGTTTATTTGATACCACTATTATGAAACGTTTAGTTGgccataatcattttattggtTCAGCTTATAACATGGATTATGatgaatattgtgttttaccAGAACTTGAGAATTCGCAATTTAATGATGGCACAGAAATAg attctaggTTAATTAGAAAACAAGATATTCTCAAGCTACGAATAGTTCTTTCCACTGAAAGTACAGCTGGATTGTTGTATATGATGGGTTTAAAGAGTGGAACCTTCactcatatatttatagatgaaGCTGGACAATCAACAGAAccagaaatattattaccactTT catttttgGATCCATACCGAGATGGACAAGTTGTATTGGGTGGAGATCCCAAACAATTAGGACCTGTGGTCATGTCATTTTTAGCAAAAGATTGTGGCCTGGGACTGTCCATGTTATCTCGTTTTATCAACTACCCATCATACCTGAGAAATAATGATGTTTTTCCTGAGCACAATGGTTATAACCCAAAacttattacacatttaactCATAATTATCGAGCTTTGCCAgaaattgtattgaattacaatcatttattttatcaatcatTATTAGTACCAACT attttgaatgaTAACTCTCGggaaagaatattattaaacaatttgaatGAAAACGCTCACTGGGAAATAGATTGTAAAGGACCCGTTATTGTGCATGGTGTAGTTGGTGAAGACAGCCAAGATCCCAATAGTCCTTCATGGTTTAATCCTCATGAAGCTTCTCAAGTCTTATTGTACTTTACTAGATTGATAAAGTCTGGTATATCTGCTAATGATATTGGAATTATTACCCCATACGCTTctcaa GTTTCCAAAATTAATGAGTTACTGAAAATGTATCATCCAGatataaaattaccaaaagTAGGCACAGTGGAAATGTTCCAAGGTCAAGAGAGAATGGTTATTATCATATCAATAGTTAGAAGCAAATCCATAGCTGGAAGTCAAaaagataaaacatttaatctcGGTTTTCTTATTGCTAAAGAACGCACTAATGTTGCATTGTCTAGGTCTAAGGCATTGCTCATAATTATTGGAAATCCATCAACAATGCAAAAGAATTACTGTTGGAGATATGTACTGTCACAAgcaattaaaaatgacaacTATATTGGGTGTAATGTTACTGAATATTCAgactaa
- the LOC126550632 gene encoding uncharacterized protein LOC126550632 — MTSSSKINLRDSNKIFLVGHISNQIIGSKLPSIKQVLSVLFFNMRKVNLNLRDSAKLVIREVIIFWEKARIPVREDYHLLKKVESLYNEWRNLQKHSTRKSAKDRKNEEIFVNKFNDIFDIAHARALDIMKIESDKQFLIAQRTKGRPGCLLGIDRKNQKLEESIEKKLKNKLERKKRVYEDMEISERVVNSETLVFSSASSDSDEIEEHNFNTISEEEVIEQPNLFQLRGKTNFITDKMAAALDRCKISDRDAVHILFATAESFGININELIINRTSVNSIRQRFRKNRIEALRVNFNPSQIGPCVVHWDGKLLPSLSEKKLVDRLPIIVSYKGIEQLLGVPELISGTGENQATAVYQALENWGLIDNVQALCCDTTASNTGRLKGAGILLEQKLEREILYLPCRHHILEVVLRSAFEIKIDIASAPDVPIFKRFQKCWPNINVKNFHIGLEDTFVFQSLQHLKEELSIFCINQLKQYQPRDDYKELLELTIIFLGQTPPNGIFFKVPGPIHHARWMSKAIYSIKIFLFRNEFKLTLKENNALRDICIFIIRIYIKQWFCARAAALAPNMDLQFIKDIILYEVIDEQISKSALKKMCGHLWYLTPEATSLAFFDDRVSSQTKIKMVKAMQSRDIESEANKRIILKPNEIYDFANKDINDFISIQSSNFFNRFGITMDFLDLDPKLWNENDQYKKSKELVNNINVVNDIAERGVKLIEDYLFIYLFIYLLQYGTNPLIHEYNIIIQF; from the exons atgacgtcgtcatcaaaaataaatcttcgtgattccaataaaatatttttagttggaCATATTTCGAATCAAATTATAGGTAGTAAGTTACCTTCAATAAAACAGGTGTTAAGTGTTCTCTTTTTTAACATGcgtaaagtaaatttaaatttacgcGACAGTGCTAAATTAGTGATCCGCGAAGTCATTATATTTTGGGAAAAAGCACGTATTCCCGTTAGAGAAGACTATCACTTGTTGAAAAAAGTTGAGTCATTATATAACGAGTGGagaaatttacaaaaacattCGACTAGAAAATCAGCAAAAGATcgaaaaaatgaagaaattttcgttaataagtttaatgatatttttgatatcgCTCATGCTCGTGCCTTAGACATAATGAAAATAGAAAgtgataaacaatttttaattgctcAAAGGACTAAAGGAAGACCCGGTTGTTTGTTGGGAATAGAtaggaaaaatcaaaaacttgaAGAaagcattgaaaaaaaattgaaaaataagttggaaagaaaaaaaagagtaTATGAAGACATGGAAATTTCAG AACGAGTTGTTAATAGTGAGACTCTTGTTTTTTCATCTGCAAGTAGTGATTCTGATGAAATAGAAGAACAcaattttaacacaatatcaGAGGAAGAGGTTATAGAACaaccaaatttatttcaattaagaggtaaaactaattttataaccGATAAAATGGCTGCAGCTCTTGATAGGTGTAAGATAAGCGATCGAGATGcggttcatatattatttgcaaCTGCAGAATCATtcggtattaatataaatgaattaataataaatcggaCATCAGTAAATTCTATTCGACAACGTTTTCGTAAAAATAGAATAGAAGCACTTCGAGTTAATTTCAACCCATCTCAAATAGGTCCATGTGTTGTTCATTGGGATGGTAAACTTCTTCCCTCATTAtccgaaaaaaaattggttgacCGCCTACCAATAATTGTATCATATAAAGGCATAGAGCAGTTGCTTGGTGTACCAGAACTTATATCTGGCACGGGGGAAAATCAAGCAACAGCAGTGTATCAGGCTCTTGAAAATTGGGGTTTAATCGATAACGTACAAGCATTATGTTGTGATACAACTGCATCTAATACCGGTCGACTAAAAGGTGCTGGTATATTACTAGAACAAAAGTTAGAACGTGAAATTCTTTATTTACCGTGCAGACACCATATACTTGAAGTTGTATTAAGAAGTGCTTTTGAAATAAAGATTGATATTGCATCTGCCCCAGATGTACcgatttttaaacgttttcaaaaatgttggcctaacattaatgttaaaaattttcatattggATTGGAAgatacttttgtttttcaatcattacaacatttaaaggaagaactttcaatattttgtataaatcaattaaaacaatatcaacCCCGAGATGACTATAAGGAGCTGCtagaattaactattatatttcttgGTCAAACACCTCCAAatggtatatttttcaaagttcCTGGACCAATACATCACGCTCGATGGATGTCAAAAgctatttattctataaaaatatttttatttcgtaatgaatttaaattaactttaaaagaaaataatgctTTGCGTgacatatgtatttttataattcgtatatatataaaacaatggtTTTGTGCTAGAGCTGCTGCTCTAGCTCCAAACAtggatttacaatttattaaagatataatattgtatgaggTAATTGATGAACAAATTTCTAAGTcagcgttaaaaaaaatgtgtggtCATTTATGGTACTTAACACCAGAAGCGACTTCATTAGCATTTTTTGATGACAGAGTGTCATCacaaaccaaaataaaaatggttaaagCTATGCAGTCTCGTGATATCGAATCAGAAGCCAACaaacgaataattttaaaaccaaatgaAATATACGATTTTGCTAATAAAGATATCAACGATTTCATATCTATCCAatctagtaatttttttaatagatttggTATAACGATGGACTTTTTAGATTTAGATCCCAAATTGTGGAATGAAAATGACCAgtacaaaaaaagtaaagaattggtaaataatataaatgtagtaaatGATATTGCGGAGAGAGGAGTTAAGTTGATtgaagattatttatttatttatttatttatttatttattacaatacggGACGAACCCTTtaatacatgaatataatataataatacagttttaG